From Pseudomonadota bacterium, the proteins below share one genomic window:
- a CDS encoding porin family protein — translation MKNFWAILLLSLLGLMGVSSVWAVEYETMVGYSRGAAFILDQTQTVNDYEREFESSHASTYSVSLEHRFPSSGAYFWGLGADFTSFTYDFKPAEQGAMGTVDSSLLMFNARYYFDFSAKFHPYVSGGFGIGYAGLDDRGDKIDHHGYGGLQCKLGAEYFLGRDFGMFAEGKWLELRGKSQDFDPTSYGIFAGIFFVFR, via the coding sequence ATGAAAAATTTTTGGGCGATTTTGTTGTTATCCTTGCTGGGTTTAATGGGTGTATCCAGTGTTTGGGCAGTGGAATACGAAACCATGGTCGGGTATTCGCGCGGCGCTGCGTTTATTCTTGATCAAACCCAGACGGTAAATGATTATGAACGCGAGTTTGAGTCATCTCATGCAAGCACTTATTCTGTATCCCTTGAGCATCGCTTCCCCTCCAGCGGTGCCTATTTCTGGGGCCTGGGAGCGGATTTCACCTCTTTTACCTATGATTTCAAACCGGCGGAACAGGGCGCAATGGGTACGGTTGATTCATCTCTTCTGATGTTTAACGCCAGATACTATTTTGATTTCTCAGCAAAATTCCACCCCTATGTCAGCGGCGGGTTCGGCATCGGCTATGCCGGGCTTGACGATCGTGGTGATAAAATCGACCACCACGGGTATGGCGGGCTGCAGTGCAAGCTCGGGGCCGAATATTTTCTCGGCCGGGATTTCGGGATGTTTGCTGAAGGCAAATGGCTTGAACTGCGTGGCAAGAGCCAGGATTTCGATCCAACATCCTATGGGATCTTCGCCGGTATTTTCTTTGTGTTCCGGTAA